In Debaryomyces hansenii CBS767 chromosome B complete sequence, one genomic interval encodes:
- a CDS encoding DEHA2B02750p (weakly similar to uniprot|P32900 Saccharomyces cerevisiae YHR149c SKG6) codes for MMSFVDSMLGSILMVDSKLNRRKDDDECENDSEGSCQKPVNDDSLTIGLAIGIPVFVILCVLSFFLFRNYRKGKKESMEHDPDFDETGEATMLPDFPNQKQYMEDPFHNRNSVRYPAQNHMAKESSSSLTQTVQADPYLDNFVLPYQHQTESKVSLNEYARQLGEHQTFGHTPRASTHINRTRNSSFSNVNGSIGGGHSISPQKSGLRPDISNQRDRSPLRSMGKATNNEYTNLPNESTAEFQDAEDGDDTIEDHSSDLESASNSESSAVSGTGGEKFAVNYENESELALNDPINPQNNPAVIPKETTRESFDSASEEADVFTAKSDDSTSAPGRNIDTMDAKMYGTMDDTVNETVVDTTIVDRDVDEANKGIDIVSEGEPDNVENMVSRDVAHSLFEDNNARQMVSVIDDERTNIYTDVSQETTRHELGELRNSANTTDTTIGNLEIPSGPPVRSKSPRLSAFNLLKNDSDDENEDEDQEKFLSPEEEEELRRMKSVYKVYFDREKSQNSKSGDARTHEFTPDPDYPLGDLPHKIDYLRINKELKTDTNYDKRLTTTSSIYSETPIFSSEEQQFYHNQQEFASDPNIYQAPPQQYQQPPPNLPPLQQLPPPSDIRKSTIQTYTDYRPRTKNQMVQNGRQPFVPIENDQVWTSPIASPSMQSQSSFGQSQQSLPSMNGSLAAAHSVPSATQLSRSSVVMLNPVTEITKQRKFRPAGSLPSTKGSSLTNRSIQNQQFLNANNEINNSESELIPGNRKSAVRRMMNTNF; via the coding sequence ATGATGAGTTTCGTTGATTCAATGTTAGGATCAATTTTGATGGTTGACTCGAAGCTTAATAGGAGAaaagatgacgatgaatGTGAAAACGATTCGGAAGGATCGTGTCAGAAACCGGTTAATGACGATAGTTTAACAATTGGTCTTGCAATTGGTATACCAGTGTTCGTTATTCTTTGTGTTTTGTCgttttttcttttcagGAATTACCGTAAAGGTAAGAAGGAGTCTATGGAACACGATCCAGATTTTGACGAAACAGGAGAAGCTACAATGTTGCCGGACTTTCCTAATCAAAAGCAGTACATGGAAGACCCATTCCACAATAGGAATTCGGTCAGATATCCGGCGCAGAATCATATGGCAAAGGAGTCTTCTTCGTCGTTGACACAAACTGTTCAAGCAGATCcatatttggataattttgTCTTGCCATATCAACATCAAACTGAATCGAAAGTCTCACTAAACGAGTACGCAAGGCAATTAGGTGAACATCAGACCTTCGGCCATACTCCGAGAGCTTCCACGCATATTAATAGAACGAGAAATTCAAGTTTTAGCAATGTTAATGGTTCAATTGGAGGTGGTCACTCAATTTCACCTCAAAAATCTGGGTTAAGGCCTGATATATCAAACCAACGTGATAGGAGCCCACTTAGGTCTATGGGCAAGGCTACAAACAACGAATACACTAATCTTCCTAACGAATCAACAGCAGAATTTCAAGATGCTGAAGACGGGGATGATACAATTGAGGATCATTCCTCAGACTTAGAATCTGCGAGCAACTCTGAAAGCTCAGCTGTAAGTGGTACTGGCGGAGAAAAATTTGCTGTTAACtatgaaaatgaatctGAATTGGCTTTGAATGACCCTATAAATCCTCAAAACAATCCTGCAGTTATTCCTAAAGAAACTACCAGAGAGTCTTTTGATTCTGCAAGTGAAGAAGCTGACGTGTTTACAGCCAAGTCTGACGACTCCACTTCAGCTCCAGGTAGAAATATTGACACTATGGATGCTAAGATGTATGGTACAATGGATGATACAGTCAATGAAACAGTCGTTGATACTACAATTGTAGATAGAGACGTCGATGAAGCCAACAAGGGAATTGATATTGTTAGCGAAGGTGAGCCGGATAATGTTGAAAACATGGTTTCAAGGGATGTAGCACATTCCCTATTCGAAGATAATAATGCCAGGCAAATGGTGTCTGtaattgatgatgaaagaACTAACATCTATACTGATGTTTCGCAAGAAACCACCAGACATGAACTCGGTGAATTACGAAACAGTGCAAATACCACAGATACGACTATCGGTAACCTTGAAATCCCATCTGGTCCACCAGTTAGAAGTAAGTCACCTAGATTATCAGcctttaatttattaaagaacGATAgcgatgatgaaaatgaagatgaagatcaagaaaaatttttatcaCCCGAGGAGGAAGAAGAGTTGAGAAGAATGAAGTCAGTGTATAAGGTTTACTTTGATCGTGAAAAATCACAAAATAGTAAATCTGGTGATGCTAGAACTCATGAATTTACGCCAGATCCAGATTATCCTTTAGGCGATTTACCACATAAAATAGATTATTTAAGGATCaacaaagaattgaagacaGATACAAATTATGATAAGAGATTGACTACCACATCTTCAATTTACAGTGAAACACCAATTTTCTCAAGTGAAGAACAACAATTCTATCATAACCAACAAGAATTTGCTAGTGATCCTAATATATACCAGGCACCACCTCAACAATATCAACAGCCACCACCTAACTTGCCTCCTTTACAACAATTGCCTCCACCTTCAGATATTCGTAAATCTACCATTCAAACATACACTGATTATCGTCCAAGAACCAAGAACCAAATGGTACAAAATGGTAGACAACCGTTTGTTCCAATCGAAAACGATCAAGTATGGACATCACCAATTGCATCACCGTCAATGCAATCTCAATCATCATTTGGTCAATCACAGCAATCATTGCCATCTATGAATGGTAGTCTTGCTGCTGCCCACTCAGTTCCATCTGCAACTCAATTATCAAGGTCTTCGGTCGTTATGTTAAATCCAGTTACTGAAATCACCAAACAACGAAAATTCAGACCTGCGGGTTCATTACCAAGTACAAAGGGTTCTTCATTAACAAACAGGTCTATCCAAAACCAACAATTCTTGAATGCCAATAATGAGATTAACAACTCTGAAAGTGAATTAATTCCTGGCAATAGAAAGAGTGCGGTTAGAAGGATGATGAATACTAATTTCTAG
- a CDS encoding DEHA2B02728p (highly similar to uniprot|P32899 Saccharomyces cerevisiae YHR148w IMP3 component of the U3 nucleolar ribonucleoprotein) produces MVRQLKHHEQKLLKKVDFLDWKQDQGHRDTQVMRTYHIQNREDYHKYNKICGEIRKLAHKLSLLQPTDPYRIKHEQLLLEKLYSMGVLATKSKISDLENKVTVSALCRRRIPVVMCRLKMAETVSDAVTFVEQGHVRVGPNVITDPAYLVTRNLEDYLTWVDSSKIKRNVLKYKNKIDDYDLA; encoded by the coding sequence ATGGTTAGACAGTTAAAGCATCATGAACAGAAGCTCTTGAAGAAGGTTGATTTCCTTGATTGGAAGCAGGATCAGGGTCACAGAGATACCCAAGTTATGAGAACATAccatattcaaaatagaGAAGACTACCATAAATATAACAAGATTTGCGGTGAAATCAGAAAACTAGCAcataaattatcattattacaACCAACGGATCCATACAGAATAAAACATGAGCAATTATTGTTAGAAAAATTGTATTCTATGGGAGTACTTGCCACCAAATCCAAAATATCCGACTTGGAAAACAAAGTGACTGTCAGTGCACTTTGCCGTAGAAGAATACCGGTCGTTATGTGTCGTCTCAAGATGGCAGAGACGGTCAGCGATGCTGTTACTTTTGTTGAGCAGGGCCACGTAAGGGTGGGACCTAATGTGATTACTGATCCAGCGTATCTTGTAACCAGAAACTTAGAAGATTACTTGACCTGGGTTGATTCGTCGAAGATCAAAAGAAACGTTCTTAAGTACAAGAATAAGATTGATGATTATGACTTGGCTTGA